In the Pseudodesulfovibrio senegalensis genome, one interval contains:
- a CDS encoding Hpt domain-containing protein has protein sequence MLEKEIIDPQFLESMADKRAFLKKMFAVFVSQEPKRVQEIHDALENGDVAKLRHLAHSLKGGAATMGAERVRQCCLLLENATQANDMSAAMGHFKTLETEMDQAYTFMFNFMAE, from the coding sequence ATGCTGGAAAAAGAAATCATAGATCCGCAATTTCTGGAATCCATGGCGGATAAACGGGCATTCCTCAAAAAAATGTTCGCGGTATTCGTCAGCCAGGAGCCCAAACGCGTGCAGGAAATTCATGATGCACTGGAAAACGGCGATGTCGCCAAGTTGCGTCATCTGGCCCACTCCCTCAAGGGCGGAGCCGCAACAATGGGAGCGGAGCGAGTGCGCCAATGCTGCCTGCTTCTGGAAAACGCAACCCAAGCCAACGACATGAGCGCGGCAATGGGGCATTTCAAAACCCTTGAAACGGAAATGGACCAGGCCTACACGTTCATGTTCAACTTCATGGCTGAATAA
- the aat gene encoding leucyl/phenylalanyl-tRNA--protein transferase has protein sequence MAIYRLFESPIFPDPEEAEPDGLLAVGGDLSVPRLLAAYANGIFPWYAEDSPILWWSTDPRLVLIPDHLHVSKSLRRVVNSGRFSVTFDQDFHGVIRSCACTPRPDQDGTWIVPEMMDAYIRLHAAGFAHSVESWRDGRLVGGLYGVSLGRAFFGESMFFCEPDASKVAFVHLVRRLQGFGFALIDCQQTTKHLLRFGAQEMNRPRFLELLRDAAQAAEPPGCWNCV, from the coding sequence ATGGCAATATACAGGTTGTTTGAATCTCCGATTTTCCCGGATCCGGAAGAGGCCGAACCCGATGGCTTGCTGGCTGTTGGGGGGGATTTGTCGGTGCCGCGTCTTCTGGCAGCCTATGCCAACGGAATTTTCCCATGGTATGCCGAAGACTCCCCGATTCTGTGGTGGTCTACCGACCCTCGCCTTGTCCTGATTCCCGACCACCTGCATGTTTCCAAAAGCCTGCGTCGGGTCGTGAATTCCGGGCGGTTTTCCGTGACCTTTGATCAGGATTTTCACGGGGTGATTCGGTCCTGTGCCTGCACCCCCCGTCCCGATCAGGACGGCACGTGGATAGTCCCGGAGATGATGGACGCATATATACGTCTTCATGCGGCCGGATTTGCACACAGCGTGGAATCGTGGCGCGATGGTCGGCTTGTCGGCGGGCTGTATGGCGTATCCCTCGGCCGGGCTTTTTTCGGCGAGTCCATGTTCTTTTGCGAGCCGGACGCTTCCAAGGTCGCTTTCGTGCATCTTGTTCGACGGCTGCAGGGGTTCGGTTTTGCACTCATCGACTGCCAGCAGACCACCAAACATCTGTTGCGTTTTGGCGCGCAGGAGATGAACCGTCCGCGTTTCTTGGAGTTGCTGCGGGACGCGGCACAGGCCGCCGAGCCTCCCGGATGCTGGAATTGCGTTTAA
- a CDS encoding MATE family efflux transporter codes for MSASSGSEHAFVHAPNKTLLQLAVPVLFSLVAEPVTGLVDTAFVARLGMEPVAALGIGAMVFSSIFWIFNFLGIGTQTEVARFSGENRADRAAGISTLAVFLGGGIGFVLLVGALPFLTPAASLLGGNDAVLDLSEQYMRYRLLGAPAVLVCLACFGSLRGCQDMSTPLWVATGMNLLNVGLDYVFVFGFGPVPALGVGGAGLASSLSQWTGAIWVLWVVRRRIGFSLHIGLADLKKLIRIGGDLFIRTGAVLLFLSLCTRVANQAGAGQGAAYQAGRQFFIFTALFMDAFAITAQSLVGFFLGRNDVQQARRVAVYACVWSLVTGAGLCLFMLVGRNAIATLLLPVEAHALFQPSWTLLACIMPLFSLACATDGIHWGAGDFRYLRNAMLVASVVGGALVLTVRDMPDVLMLVWASTGVWAACRGALGVVRISPGVGRAPLQGKAPIL; via the coding sequence GTGAGCGCGTCTTCGGGTAGCGAGCATGCCTTTGTGCACGCACCCAACAAAACTCTGTTGCAGTTGGCAGTTCCTGTCCTTTTTTCCCTTGTTGCAGAACCTGTTACAGGACTTGTCGATACGGCCTTTGTGGCTCGTCTGGGCATGGAACCTGTGGCGGCGCTGGGCATTGGAGCCATGGTTTTTTCTTCCATATTCTGGATTTTCAATTTTTTGGGAATCGGAACCCAGACTGAGGTTGCCAGGTTCAGCGGTGAAAATCGCGCAGATCGCGCCGCTGGCATAAGTACTCTTGCGGTTTTCCTCGGCGGTGGGATCGGATTCGTGCTTCTTGTGGGCGCTCTGCCGTTTCTGACGCCTGCAGCGTCACTTCTCGGCGGCAACGATGCCGTTCTGGATTTGTCCGAGCAGTATATGCGCTATCGTTTGCTGGGGGCTCCGGCCGTACTGGTTTGTCTGGCCTGTTTTGGTTCGCTGCGTGGATGCCAGGACATGAGCACCCCCTTGTGGGTGGCCACCGGCATGAATCTTCTGAATGTTGGTTTGGATTATGTTTTTGTTTTCGGTTTTGGGCCGGTTCCAGCACTTGGGGTCGGGGGGGCCGGTTTGGCCAGTTCCCTTTCACAGTGGACCGGGGCCATCTGGGTTCTTTGGGTCGTTCGCAGGCGGATTGGTTTTTCATTGCATATCGGCCTTGCCGATCTGAAGAAACTGATACGTATCGGCGGCGATCTGTTCATACGCACCGGGGCGGTTCTATTGTTTCTTTCGCTGTGCACGCGCGTTGCCAATCAGGCAGGAGCGGGGCAGGGTGCTGCGTATCAGGCCGGGAGGCAATTTTTCATTTTCACGGCACTCTTCATGGATGCTTTTGCCATTACTGCCCAGTCGCTAGTCGGTTTTTTTCTCGGTCGTAACGATGTTCAACAGGCCCGGCGGGTGGCTGTGTATGCCTGTGTATGGAGTTTGGTGACAGGGGCAGGTCTTTGTCTGTTCATGCTTGTAGGGCGGAACGCCATCGCCACTTTGCTGCTCCCCGTCGAGGCCCATGCGTTGTTCCAGCCTTCGTGGACGTTGCTGGCCTGCATCATGCCGCTTTTTTCCCTTGCTTGCGCGACCGACGGCATCCATTGGGGGGCCGGTGATTTTCGTTACCTGAGGAATGCCATGCTCGTGGCTTCGGTTGTGGGAGGGGCGCTGGTTCTTACTGTCAGGGATATGCCGGATGTGTTGATGCTGGTGTGGGCTTCCACCGGAGTATGGGCCGCATGCAGGGGCGCGCTTGGAGTGGTACGAATCAGTCCCGGAGTCGGCAGGGCCCCCCTTCAGGGTAAGGCCCCGATTCTCTGA
- the dapB gene encoding 4-hydroxy-tetrahydrodipicolinate reductase, translated as MTTDVIIMGAGGRMGATLALMANRDETLNLAGVCERPGRTDGLDYLGCMVSDSLSDLLPQCPGAVIVDFTAPEASIAMAEAAAKHGNPAVIGTTGLDAGQQATLGKYAAETPLFWAPNMSVGVNVLLKVLPQLVQALGLEYDMELSEIHHKMKKDAPSGTALKLAQCLAEARDWDYDDVKCHCRDGIIGQRPQKELGVQTLRGGDVVGDHTMYFFGPGERIEVTHRAHSRETFASGALRAAKWLKGQKPGALYSMADIF; from the coding sequence ATGACCACGGATGTGATCATTATGGGAGCAGGCGGTCGCATGGGGGCAACTTTGGCCTTGATGGCCAACCGGGATGAAACTCTCAACCTGGCAGGCGTTTGCGAGCGTCCTGGTCGAACCGATGGATTGGACTACCTTGGTTGCATGGTTTCTGATTCCCTGTCCGATCTTTTGCCGCAGTGCCCCGGTGCCGTAATCGTTGATTTCACGGCGCCCGAAGCGTCAATCGCCATGGCCGAAGCAGCGGCAAAGCATGGCAATCCTGCCGTTATCGGCACCACGGGGCTGGATGCCGGCCAACAGGCGACCTTGGGTAAATATGCTGCTGAAACGCCGTTGTTCTGGGCCCCCAACATGAGCGTAGGCGTCAATGTTCTGCTCAAGGTTCTGCCTCAATTGGTGCAGGCGCTTGGACTTGAGTACGATATGGAACTGTCCGAGATTCATCACAAGATGAAAAAAGATGCTCCGAGCGGCACGGCCCTGAAGTTGGCGCAATGTTTGGCCGAGGCCCGGGATTGGGATTACGATGACGTCAAATGCCATTGCCGTGACGGCATCATCGGCCAGCGTCCGCAAAAGGAGCTGGGCGTCCAGACCCTGCGGGGGGGAGATGTGGTCGGTGACCACACCATGTATTTCTTCGGGCCGGGAGAGCGTATTGAAGTGACCCACCGGGCTCATTCCCGGGAGACATTTGCTTCGGGCGCGTTGCGGGCGGCAAAGTGGCTCAAGGGGCAGAAGCCCGGCGCCCTGTATTCCATGGCGGACATTTTCTAG
- the ligA gene encoding NAD-dependent DNA ligase LigA: MTASTIRERVLELRARLEHHNYQYYVLDKPEITDAEYDELFRELQALEADNPELDDPNSPTRRVGGEPAAGFEQYEHALPMYSLDNAMNLDGWDAFSRRVHKGVGREDVEYWVDPKMDGLAAEVVYEQGRFVLAATRGDGSVGELVTHNMRTVMNLPMQLRGSDVPRLLEVRGEVVMATRDFERLNRQQAEKGDKIFANPRNAAAGSIRQLDPAVAAARPLRFMAYGLGRVEWDMPLSAWTTQQEAMSGLNRLGFATPPEARLCTGAEDVAAYFRDLQKKRDDLPVEIDGVVAKVNRFDMQRALGFTARAPRWALALKFPAQQATTRINAIRIQVGRTGVLTPVAELEPVRVGGVEVSRATLHNRAYIAERDFREGDTVLIQRAGDVIPQVLSVVDGEHRTGAVPFVFPENCPVCGSTVVQDGEAVRCSNPTCPAKVSQWLIHFASKAGLDMEGVGKRWIERLAHDGVISSPADIFELGKADLLKYGGMGDVSAAKFVAAIEKARLNAPMWRLIAGLGIRHVGEQTARNLAEAYRDLDALAAASREELQEIEDVGEKVADSVRTFMHSETARQLLERFRKIGFWPTAGQSGAKDAKDLPLADKVFIFTGSLGTLSRSRAHALVEERGGKAVKSISSKVDYVVAGEKAGSKLGKAEKLGLEIIDLPTFMNMIETND, from the coding sequence ATGACTGCATCCACAATCAGGGAGCGCGTGCTTGAATTGCGCGCCCGGCTTGAACACCACAATTACCAGTATTACGTCCTCGACAAGCCGGAAATTACCGATGCCGAGTATGACGAACTGTTTCGCGAACTGCAGGCTCTCGAGGCCGACAATCCAGAACTGGACGATCCCAATTCGCCCACCCGCCGTGTGGGCGGTGAACCTGCCGCCGGATTTGAACAGTATGAACATGCATTGCCCATGTACAGTTTGGACAATGCCATGAATCTCGACGGCTGGGATGCGTTTTCCAGGCGAGTGCACAAGGGCGTTGGGCGGGAAGACGTGGAATATTGGGTCGACCCCAAGATGGATGGTTTGGCTGCCGAGGTCGTGTACGAGCAGGGGCGCTTTGTGCTGGCTGCTACGCGCGGCGATGGAAGCGTGGGAGAGTTGGTTACCCACAACATGCGTACGGTCATGAATCTGCCCATGCAACTGAGGGGATCGGATGTGCCCCGTCTGCTGGAAGTTCGCGGGGAAGTGGTTATGGCAACCCGTGATTTCGAACGGCTCAACCGCCAGCAGGCGGAAAAGGGCGACAAGATTTTTGCCAATCCGCGTAATGCCGCTGCAGGTTCTATTCGTCAGCTTGATCCGGCCGTGGCTGCGGCGCGGCCTCTGCGGTTTATGGCCTACGGTCTTGGGCGTGTGGAATGGGATATGCCTCTTTCCGCATGGACCACGCAACAGGAGGCCATGTCCGGACTGAATAGGTTGGGCTTTGCCACGCCGCCAGAAGCCCGGCTGTGCACCGGGGCAGAGGATGTCGCTGCATATTTTCGGGACCTTCAGAAAAAACGTGATGACCTGCCCGTTGAAATTGACGGGGTCGTGGCCAAGGTCAATCGCTTCGACATGCAACGCGCACTGGGCTTTACTGCCCGTGCTCCGCGTTGGGCACTGGCTCTCAAATTTCCTGCCCAACAGGCCACCACGCGCATCAATGCCATCCGCATACAAGTAGGGCGCACAGGCGTATTGACCCCGGTTGCCGAACTTGAACCCGTTCGTGTCGGGGGCGTCGAAGTCTCCCGGGCTACTCTCCACAATCGGGCCTATATTGCCGAGCGTGATTTTCGCGAAGGTGATACGGTTTTGATCCAACGTGCCGGGGACGTGATTCCGCAGGTGCTTTCCGTGGTTGACGGCGAGCATCGTACAGGCGCGGTCCCTTTTGTTTTTCCTGAAAACTGTCCGGTATGCGGCAGCACCGTGGTTCAAGACGGCGAGGCTGTGCGTTGCAGCAATCCCACCTGTCCGGCCAAGGTGTCCCAATGGCTGATTCATTTTGCTTCCAAGGCCGGTTTGGACATGGAGGGCGTGGGCAAGCGCTGGATAGAACGTCTTGCCCATGACGGAGTCATCTCGTCGCCAGCAGATATTTTTGAACTCGGCAAAGCCGATTTGCTCAAGTATGGCGGTATGGGCGACGTTTCCGCGGCCAAGTTTGTTGCAGCCATTGAAAAGGCGCGGTTGAACGCGCCCATGTGGCGGCTCATCGCCGGGTTGGGCATTCGACATGTGGGAGAACAGACAGCGCGCAATTTGGCCGAAGCCTACCGCGATCTGGATGCGCTTGCCGCCGCTTCGCGGGAGGAATTGCAGGAAATCGAAGATGTTGGTGAAAAAGTTGCCGACAGTGTGCGCACTTTTATGCACAGCGAGACGGCCCGCCAGCTGTTGGAGCGGTTCAGGAAGATCGGTTTTTGGCCCACGGCCGGGCAGAGCGGGGCGAAAGACGCCAAAGATCTTCCGCTGGCCGACAAGGTGTTCATTTTTACGGGAAGTCTCGGTACCCTGTCTCGAAGTCGGGCACATGCCCTCGTGGAGGAGCGTGGCGGCAAGGCCGTGAAATCGATTTCATCCAAGGTCGATTATGTGGTCGCCGGGGAAAAGGCTGGCAGCAAGTTGGGCAAGGCTGAAAAACTCGGTCTGGAAATAATCGATTTGCCGACGTTCATGAATATGATTGAAACGAATGATTAG
- a CDS encoding PEGA domain-containing protein: protein MQGILSRRVLVLLFAGMIAAVAGCQPQVYTQDIPISSNPMGADLYADGNLVGKTPSSVSLERNRDHIITLKMPDYQQQDIIIKRKYQQDKVMMTAVSRGVQDADFFGNTSMGIMNGVNSMQAQEQSGEAYLLTPSAVSVRLVPVAGSAAAVDSNGLPTLMTLSTFDRQVISRVLEKEPSGDSSNWTSPGTGILFTITPLHAFSRADGWHRPFTLVISRGDVSKTVNGEALRAGDEHWTILDPATMQQANMQTATPDGMELNARSLSGAAVGAASALPSVGKTWKSSSSHSSTKVSNGGITTKKTKTTVSGGVSVDPGAAAQTLQKMLMPDEDGQ, encoded by the coding sequence ATGCAGGGGATTCTTTCTCGTCGGGTGCTTGTGCTTCTGTTTGCGGGGATGATAGCGGCCGTGGCCGGTTGTCAACCGCAAGTCTATACGCAGGATATTCCGATTTCATCCAACCCCATGGGGGCGGATCTGTATGCGGACGGCAATCTTGTGGGCAAGACGCCGTCTTCGGTTTCGCTGGAACGCAACCGTGATCACATCATTACCTTGAAGATGCCGGACTACCAGCAGCAGGACATCATCATCAAACGTAAGTACCAACAGGACAAGGTCATGATGACCGCCGTGAGCCGTGGTGTTCAGGATGCTGATTTCTTCGGCAACACGTCCATGGGCATCATGAACGGCGTGAACTCCATGCAGGCGCAGGAACAGAGCGGCGAGGCGTATCTTCTGACTCCCTCCGCAGTTTCCGTGCGTCTTGTGCCCGTTGCCGGCTCTGCCGCGGCAGTGGATTCCAATGGGTTGCCGACCCTTATGACCCTGTCCACGTTTGACAGGCAGGTCATCAGCCGCGTGCTGGAAAAGGAACCTTCCGGCGATTCGAGCAACTGGACCAGCCCGGGAACCGGCATCCTGTTTACCATTACTCCGTTGCATGCGTTTTCCCGGGCGGACGGTTGGCATCGTCCTTTTACACTGGTCATTTCCCGTGGCGACGTTTCCAAGACCGTCAACGGAGAGGCCCTGCGCGCCGGGGATGAACATTGGACCATCCTTGATCCCGCCACCATGCAGCAGGCCAACATGCAGACCGCGACACCCGACGGCATGGAGTTGAATGCCCGCTCTCTGAGCGGGGCGGCAGTGGGCGCGGCCTCGGCATTGCCTTCGGTGGGCAAGACCTGGAAGTCCTCCAGCTCGCACAGCAGTACCAAGGTTTCCAACGGCGGCATCACCACCAAAAAGACCAAGACAACGGTTTCCGGCGGTGTGAGTGTTGACCCCGGAGCCGCAGCCCAGACTTTGCAGAAAATGTTGATGCCCGATGAAGACGGGCAATAG
- a CDS encoding ACT domain-containing protein produces the protein MKVDQLSIFLENRAGRLAEVTKILDESGVNIRALSLADTSDFGILRLIVSDFETAKTKLKENGFTVGRTSVVAVEVSDKPGGLHNILSMLQNEDINVEYMYAFVQQSGNSAVLIFRFDRTDQGIEVLQKNGLTIIPGEKLYAL, from the coding sequence ATGAAAGTAGACCAGCTTTCCATATTCCTTGAAAATCGTGCGGGACGTCTTGCGGAAGTGACCAAAATTCTCGATGAATCAGGTGTCAATATCCGCGCCCTTTCCCTGGCGGACACCTCCGATTTCGGAATCCTGCGCCTGATCGTGTCGGATTTTGAAACCGCAAAAACCAAACTCAAGGAAAACGGATTCACGGTGGGCCGCACCTCGGTTGTTGCCGTGGAAGTCAGCGACAAGCCCGGCGGATTGCACAACATTCTGTCCATGCTGCAAAACGAAGACATCAATGTCGAATACATGTACGCATTTGTTCAGCAGAGCGGCAACAGTGCCGTGCTCATATTCCGTTTCGACAGGACAGACCAGGGGATTGAGGTGCTGCAAAAAAACGGATTGACTATCATTCCCGGCGAAAAACTTTACGCACTTTAA
- the uvrB gene encoding excinuclease ABC subunit UvrB: protein MPDFNLVSPYSPAGDQGEAIVQIKENLQSGIESQVLLGVTGSGKTFTMANVIAELNRPALVLAPNKTLAAQLYSEFRDLFPDNAVEYFVSYYDYYQPEAYLPHSDVYIEKDSSINDDIDKLRHAATHALLTRRDVLIVASVSCIYGLGSPEYYAKMIIPVEQGQQLSMESLLERLVEVHYERNDYDLHRGTFRVRGDVVEIIPAYSRETSLRIEFFGDEIDSLCEANPLTGEVRSTLRKTVIYPGSHYVSDRDNLNRAMDDIRSELQGQLAFLRGQNKLVEAQRLEQRTMFDLESIEELGYCNGVENYSRHLDGRSAGEPPATLLDYFPDDFIMFVDESHISIPQVGGMYKGDLSRKSTLVDFGFRLPSALDNRPLDFDEFLERIGQAVFVSATPGPWELDRSQGLVVEQIIRPTGLVDPEIDIRPVSGQIDDLLGECRKRQERDERVLVTTLTKRMAEDLNDYLNKMGVPSRYLHSDIDTLERMAIIQALREGEFFVLVGINLLREGLDIPEVSLVAILDADKEGFLRSNRSLIQTFGRAARNSEARVVMYADQTTRSMAQAMEETGRRRERQLAYNSEHGIVPKTIHKKMDNPLAAISGAPDDAMIRAAADDFSRFDGDPRKMEREIRRMEREMRDAAKELEFERAATLRDSVAALRERLLKLG, encoded by the coding sequence ATGCCTGATTTCAATCTGGTGAGTCCATATTCCCCGGCCGGAGACCAAGGGGAAGCCATTGTGCAGATCAAGGAGAATCTGCAGTCGGGCATCGAGAGTCAGGTCCTTCTTGGCGTAACCGGATCGGGCAAGACGTTTACCATGGCCAACGTCATTGCCGAGCTGAATCGCCCCGCGCTTGTGCTGGCTCCGAACAAGACGCTTGCAGCGCAGCTATACAGCGAATTCCGGGACCTGTTTCCGGACAATGCTGTTGAATATTTCGTCAGTTATTACGACTATTACCAGCCGGAAGCCTATCTGCCGCACTCGGATGTCTATATTGAGAAGGATTCGTCCATCAATGACGATATCGACAAGCTTCGGCATGCGGCTACCCATGCGCTGCTCACGCGGCGGGACGTGCTTATCGTGGCTTCGGTTTCCTGTATTTACGGCCTTGGTTCGCCCGAATACTATGCAAAGATGATTATTCCGGTGGAGCAGGGCCAGCAGCTTTCCATGGAATCTCTGCTCGAACGGCTGGTGGAGGTGCATTACGAGCGCAATGATTACGACCTGCATCGCGGCACGTTTCGGGTGCGCGGCGATGTGGTTGAAATCATTCCTGCCTACAGCCGGGAGACCTCGTTGCGCATCGAATTTTTCGGGGATGAGATCGATTCACTGTGCGAGGCCAATCCCCTGACCGGGGAAGTGCGCAGCACATTGCGCAAGACTGTCATATATCCGGGCAGTCATTATGTTTCGGACAGGGACAATCTGAATCGCGCCATGGATGACATCCGTTCCGAGTTGCAGGGGCAGCTGGCTTTTTTGCGCGGCCAAAACAAGCTGGTGGAAGCACAGCGGCTTGAGCAGCGTACCATGTTCGACCTGGAGTCCATCGAAGAGCTGGGCTACTGCAACGGTGTCGAGAACTATTCGCGGCATCTGGACGGACGTTCTGCCGGAGAACCACCCGCGACACTGCTGGATTATTTTCCGGACGACTTCATCATGTTCGTGGATGAATCGCATATCAGCATTCCTCAGGTGGGCGGCATGTACAAGGGCGACCTTTCGCGCAAATCCACATTGGTGGATTTTGGTTTTCGCCTGCCATCTGCCTTGGACAACCGGCCCCTGGACTTTGATGAGTTTCTGGAGCGTATAGGGCAGGCGGTTTTTGTTTCGGCAACGCCGGGCCCGTGGGAGTTGGATCGTTCACAGGGGCTGGTCGTGGAACAGATCATTCGGCCCACCGGTCTCGTGGACCCGGAGATAGATATCCGGCCCGTGTCCGGTCAGATTGACGACCTGCTCGGGGAATGCAGGAAACGGCAGGAAAGGGACGAGCGTGTGCTGGTCACCACGTTGACCAAACGCATGGCCGAGGACCTCAACGACTATCTGAACAAGATGGGCGTACCGTCGCGGTACCTGCATTCGGACATCGATACGCTGGAACGCATGGCTATTATCCAGGCCCTGCGTGAGGGCGAGTTCTTTGTTTTGGTGGGCATCAATTTGTTGCGGGAAGGGCTCGATATTCCTGAGGTCTCGCTGGTCGCCATTCTGGATGCAGATAAGGAAGGCTTTTTGCGTTCCAATCGTTCGCTCATTCAGACTTTTGGGCGCGCTGCACGCAATTCTGAGGCGCGTGTGGTCATGTATGCGGATCAGACGACGCGTTCAATGGCGCAGGCCATGGAGGAAACCGGACGGCGGCGGGAAAGGCAACTTGCCTACAACAGCGAGCATGGTATCGTACCCAAGACTATTCATAAAAAAATGGATAACCCGCTTGCTGCCATATCCGGTGCGCCTGACGATGCCATGATTCGTGCTGCAGCGGATGATTTTTCTCGATTTGACGGTGATCCAAGGAAGATGGAGCGGGAAATCCGTCGTATGGAGCGGGAAATGCGTGATGCCGCCAAGGAACTGGAGTTCGAACGCGCCGCGACGTTGCGGGATAGCGTAGCAGCCTTGCGGGAACGGCTGCTCAAGCTCGGGTAG
- a CDS encoding potassium channel family protein has translation MIKGVHQRMLSMRARMGTYWSMLLGAVLCLVIVIAGIAGFMVIEQWDFVSSFYMVVITLSTVGFQEVHQLSEAGRMFTALLIIGGVGSFLYMAAAFAQVLVEGRLQILWGKRRMMKEIGKLKDHFIVCGYGRIGSIVTKEIMGEGHAVVVVEQDLELIENMEQEGVLCVEGDATSDEVLLAVGLQSARSLISALSSEAANVYVTLTARQLNPDLTIIARAGNKSHISRLELAGADRVVLPHFIGGVRMAQSVLRPTATNFVELALRGGIDLQMDELSVSTGSELVGKDLIDSKIRPRFNLIIIAIKKKNGDMVFNPGPKEVIDAGDTLLAVGRKSDLTKILDIM, from the coding sequence ATGATCAAGGGAGTGCATCAGAGAATGCTGAGCATGCGTGCCCGCATGGGAACGTATTGGAGCATGTTGCTCGGCGCTGTTTTATGCCTGGTGATCGTGATTGCCGGGATAGCAGGGTTCATGGTCATCGAGCAGTGGGACTTTGTGAGTTCCTTTTATATGGTGGTCATCACCCTTTCCACTGTGGGATTTCAGGAAGTCCACCAGCTCTCGGAAGCCGGACGTATGTTTACGGCGCTTCTGATAATCGGCGGTGTGGGCAGTTTTTTGTACATGGCGGCCGCCTTTGCCCAGGTTCTGGTTGAAGGGCGACTTCAGATCTTGTGGGGGAAACGGAGAATGATGAAGGAAATCGGAAAGTTGAAGGATCACTTCATCGTCTGTGGATATGGTCGCATCGGTAGTATCGTGACCAAGGAGATAATGGGAGAGGGACATGCCGTCGTTGTGGTGGAGCAGGATCTCGAGTTAATTGAAAACATGGAACAGGAAGGTGTTTTGTGTGTGGAGGGTGATGCCACCAGTGACGAGGTGCTGCTTGCCGTAGGCTTGCAGTCTGCCCGCTCACTCATCAGTGCTCTTTCTTCAGAGGCCGCCAATGTTTATGTCACCCTGACGGCCCGCCAGCTCAATCCGGACCTGACCATCATTGCCAGAGCCGGGAATAAGTCGCATATTTCCCGTCTGGAACTTGCCGGGGCAGACCGTGTCGTGTTGCCGCATTTCATTGGCGGTGTGCGCATGGCTCAGAGCGTGTTGCGTCCAACAGCCACCAACTTTGTCGAGTTGGCTTTGCGTGGCGGTATCGATCTGCAGATGGATGAACTCAGCGTTTCCACGGGATCGGAATTGGTGGGCAAGGACCTGATCGATTCCAAGATCAGGCCCCGTTTCAATCTCATAATCATCGCCATCAAGAAGAAGAACGGCGATATGGTTTTCAATCCCGGCCCCAAGGAAGTCATCGACGCCGGCGATACGCTGCTGGCTGTAGGTCGAAAGAGTGATCTTACAAAAATTCTTGATATCATGTAA